From Streptomyces sp. TLI_105, the proteins below share one genomic window:
- a CDS encoding SRPBCC family protein codes for MSLFRVERTVPSAPAEVWRRLTDWPAHGHQVPLTRTRVLTPGPDGVGTRFVARTGIGRLSFDDPMEVVRWEPPSAGRPGVCRLEKSGRVVRGWAVIEVTETADGGCRVLWTEELSVRGVPRAFDPVLARAGRVVFGRAVEGLLRGA; via the coding sequence GTGAGCCTCTTCCGGGTCGAGCGGACGGTGCCGTCGGCACCGGCGGAGGTGTGGCGCCGGCTGACGGACTGGCCGGCGCACGGCCACCAGGTGCCGCTGACCCGGACGAGGGTGCTGACGCCGGGGCCGGACGGGGTGGGCACGCGGTTCGTCGCCCGCACGGGCATCGGCCGGCTGTCCTTCGACGACCCGATGGAGGTCGTGCGCTGGGAACCCCCGTCGGCCGGCCGGCCCGGCGTCTGCCGTCTGGAGAAGTCCGGGCGGGTGGTGCGGGGCTGGGCGGTCATCGAGGTGACGGAGACGGCGGACGGCGGCTGCCGGGTGCTGTGGACGGAGGAGCTTTCGGTACGGGGCGTGCCGAGGGCCTTCGATCCGGTGCTGGCGCGGGCTGGGCGGGTCGTGTTCGGACGGGCGGTGGAGGGGTTGCTGCGGGGGGCGTGA
- a CDS encoding DeoR/GlpR family DNA-binding transcription regulator gives MTDNQNLLAEQRRALILDEVRRRGGVRVNELTRRLNVSDMTIRRDLDALARQGMVAKVHGGAVPVVEASTHEPGFEAKSVLEPSAKDEIARTAAALVSPGTAIALSGGTTTYALARHLLDVPDLTVVTNSVRVADVFHEAQQTGGGGETRRGAATVVLTGGVRTPSDALVGPVADRAVRSLHFDLLFLGVHGVSVEAGLSTPNLAEAETNRCLMRSARRVVVVADHTKWGTVGLSSFATLDEVDTWVTDSGLPAGVRAEVTEYVPGLLVPGEEQE, from the coding sequence CGGCGGCGTGGCGGTGTGCGGGTCAACGAACTGACCCGTCGTCTGAACGTCTCGGACATGACGATCCGCCGCGACCTGGACGCGCTGGCCCGGCAGGGCATGGTCGCGAAGGTGCACGGCGGGGCCGTTCCGGTGGTCGAGGCGAGCACCCACGAGCCGGGCTTCGAGGCCAAGTCGGTGCTCGAACCGAGCGCCAAGGACGAGATCGCCCGCACGGCGGCGGCCCTGGTCTCGCCGGGTACGGCGATCGCCCTGTCCGGCGGGACGACGACCTACGCGCTGGCCCGGCACCTGCTCGACGTGCCGGACCTGACGGTGGTCACCAACTCGGTGCGGGTCGCCGACGTGTTCCACGAGGCGCAGCAGACGGGCGGCGGGGGCGAGACGCGGCGCGGGGCGGCGACCGTCGTCCTGACCGGCGGGGTCCGCACGCCGTCCGACGCGCTGGTGGGGCCGGTGGCGGACCGGGCGGTCCGCTCGCTCCACTTCGACCTGCTCTTCCTCGGCGTACACGGCGTGTCGGTGGAGGCCGGGCTCTCCACGCCGAACCTGGCGGAGGCCGAGACCAACCGGTGCCTGATGCGCTCGGCGCGCCGGGTCGTGGTGGTCGCCGACCACACCAAGTGGGGGACGGTGGGCCTGAGTTCCTTCGCCACCCTCGACGAGGTCGACACCTGGGTGACGGACAGCGGTCTGCCCGCCGGGGTGCGGGCCGAGGTGACGGAGTACGTGCCGGGTCTCCTGGTGCCGGGCGAGGAACAGGAGTGA